In Marinobacter sp. F4206, the genomic stretch GGATTCCACGAATTCGCGGGACTTCTCCTGCATGCCCGCGTCCACCGCTGACACCTCATCCAGACCATGTTCCCTGGCATAATCCCGAACCTCCTGGGAAATCTGCATGGAACAGAACTTCGGCCCGCACATGGAACAGAAGTGGGCGACTTTAGCCGACTCCTTGGGCAGGGTTTCATCGTGATAGGACCGCGCCGTGTCCGGATCCAGGCCAAGGTTGAACTGGTCCTCCCAGCGAAATTCAAAGCGGGCCTTGGAGAGTGCGTTGTCTCGAATCTGTGCGCCCGGATGCCCCTTGGCAAGGTCGGCGGCGTGCGCGGCAATCTTGTAGGTGATGATGCCGGTTTTTACATCGTCCTTGTTCGGCAGACCAAGGTGCTCTTTGGGGGTGACGTAGCAGAGCATGGCACAACCGTACCAGCCGATCATCGCGGCACCGATGCCGGACGTAATGTGATCGTATCCCGGCGCGATGTCAGTGATCAGGGGCCCAAGCGTGTAGAAGGGGGCCTCATCACAGCACTCGAGCTGCTTGTCCATGTTTTCCTTCACCAGATGCATGGGTACGTGCCCAGGGCCTTCGATCATGACCTGAACATCGTGCTTCCACGCAATCTTGGTAAGCTCTCCCAGCGTTTCCAGCTCCCCGAACTGCGCAGCATCGTTGGCATCGGCAATCGAACCCGGGCGTAAGCCATCTCCCAGGCTGAAGGACACGTCATAGGCCTTCATGATTTCGCAAATGTCTTCGAAGTGCTCGTACAGGAAACTTTCCTTATGGTGGGCCAGGCACCATTTGGCCATGATGGAGCCGCCACGAGAGACGATGCCCGTGGTCCGGCTCGCGGTCATCGGCACGTGATGCAGGCGGACGCCGGCGTGAATCGTGAAATAGTCGACGCCCTGCTCTGCCTGCTCGATCAAGGTGTCCCGGAATATCTCCCAGGTCAGATCTTCGGCCACACCACCAACCTTCTCCAGCGCCTGGTAGATGGGCACCGTGCCGATCGGCACCGGAGAATTCCGGATAATCCACTCCCGGGTTTCGTGGATATTCTTGCCGGTGGACAGATCCATGATGGTATCGGCACCCCAGCGGATGCCCCAGGTCAGTTTCTCCACTTCTTCTTCAATGGAGGAACTGACGGCCGAGTTTCCGATGTTGCCGTTGATTTTGACCAGAAAGTTGCGCCCGATGATCATCGGTTCGGATTCCGGGTGATTGATGTTGGCCGGGATGATTGCGCGTCCCCGAGCCACTTCCTCGCGCACGAATTCAGGCGTAATTTCTTCCGGCAGGTTCGCCCCGAAGGACTGGCCCGGGTGCTGCTCCTTCAGTAACCCCTTATCCCGGGCCTCCTGAAGCTTCTGGTTCTCCCGGATGGCAATGTACTCCATTTCCGGAGTAACAATGCCCCGGCGGGCGTAATGCATCTGGCTGACATTGCTTCCGGCTTTCGCGCGCAGGGGCTTTCGCTCGTCATTGAACCGGAGCGGATCGAGCTGGGGATCTTTCATCCGACGACGCGTGAATTCAGAGGTATAGCCGGGCAGGCATTCAACATCGTCGCGCTCGGCAATCCAGGCCGCCCGGACCGGCGCGAGCCCTTTGCGCAGATCAATCCGGGCCTCGGGATCGGTGTAGGGGCCAGAGGTATCGTAAACCACCACGGGAGCGTTCTCTTCTCCCCCCATTTCGGTGGGCGTATCCCCCAGTGTGATTTCACGCATCGGCACGTGAAGATCGGGACGGCTGCCCTGAACGTATACTTTCCGCGATTTTGGTAACGGTTTTATCGCTGCAGAGTCTACCTGGGCGGAATCGCTGAGGTAGGAAGGTAAATCTGTCATCATTCGCTCCCGGAACTTGGGTGGACGTCGGGTCGCGTATGACGGAGTGAAGCACCGGATTTACCTTTGAGGCAAAGGAGCACGGTTTCCAATCAGCAATGTTGTCTTAATTCCTACGCCGGTATTATCCGGATCAGGTCGCGGGTTCTGCGATGCAATCTCAGCCAGCCGCCCTCATTCAGTTCAGGCAGGCCAGCACCCCGTCAAGACGCGAATCTTTTGTAAGCACCCGAAATAGGTGCCGTTTGCAAGTGTAGAGCTGTGACTGATTATTGTCCATAATGGCCGACTAAAGCCCTATCGACTGCATGTTGCAGCGCAGCTTCTGTGGTCCGGCGGCCCAAACGGTGCTTCCGGATAGGACGGGTACGTGCACAGGTATTCAGGAGAAATAATGAAGAAACGACTGCTTTCCGGATTTATTGGCCTCTTGGTGGCGCAGCCCACCCTTGCCATGGATTTGGTTGAGACCTATGAGAAAGCGCTTTCCTACGACTCCGGCATCGCTGCCGCGCAGGCCAGCTTCGAAGCCCAGCAGGCCGCCAGCGACGTTACCCGTAGTGTACTGCTGCCCCAGATCGGAGCCTTCGGGGAAGCAAATTATCTTGATATCGACGGACCTAATCAGGATAACAGCTACGAGGAACTCAACTACGGTGTTCAGCTGACCCAGCCGTTATTTCAGGCCGATGCCTGGTTCCGCTATGACGCCAGCCAGTTCCAGACCGATTCCGCGCGTGCCCAATACAACCTTGCCCAGCAACAGCTTATCCTGGATGTTGCGACCGCCTACTTCAATGTGCTCCGTGCCCGAGACACGGTGACCACGGCGCTGGCAGCGGAAGCTGCCATCCAGCGCCAGTACGAACAAGCGCAGGAGCGTTTCGACGTCGGCCTGATTGCGATCACCGAGGTCTATGAGGCTCGCGCCAGCTATGATGACACCCGGAGCCGGCGCATTGTCGCAGAGAACCAGCTGAACATTGCGCGGGAGCAGGTCGCCCGGCTGACCGGCCAATACGAGGAGGATCTCGAGAACCTGCGTCAGAATTTCCCACTGAGCCGCCCTGAGCCAATGGATCCATCGGCCTGGGAAACCAGCGCGCTCGAGCAGAACTGGTCGATTCAATCGGCGCTGTATGACCTCAATGTCAGCGAAGCCAACCTGAAGGCCGCCAAGGCAGGTCACTACCCGACGCTTGACCTGAATGCCTCGTACGGAAAATCGAATACGGATGGCCTGGAGAATGGCGGGAGCTCGCCGTTCCAACAGTTGGATGGCACCACCACCCAGGGAGTGATCGGCCTGACGTTGAATGTCCCGCTCTATACCGGCGGTGGCACCCAGGCAGGTGTTCGTCAGCAACGCTCGCTGGTGACGGTGGCGCAGCAGTCGCTGAACACCGTGCGTCGGGACGTTCGCGTCAATACCCGCAGCCTGTTCCTGACCGTGAACAACAACATCGAGACATCGTCCGCCCTGGAGCAGACCATCGTTTCCCGGCGAAGCGCACTTGATGCCACCCGTGCCGGCTACGAGGTTGGTACACGCAATATCGTCGAGGTTCTGGAAGCCGAGCGGGCTTACTATGTGGCGCTTCGGGACTACGCCAATTCGCGCTACGACTATGTAATCAATACGCTTCAACTGAAACAGGCCGCAGGCATACTGAGCCCTCAGGACCTCATCGTGCTGAACAACTGGCTGAGTGAGAACGCCCCGGGTATCGAAGCCCTGGCAAACGAAGACAAGACCTTGGATGACCCTACCCAGTAGGCTAAGAAGGCGGGCGCTGGAATTCGCCCGCCTTATACCCTCTCGATAATTCCGTCGACGACCTTCTCCAACGCCCCCCGATTCTTGTTAACCACGGCCAGGGCGCGGTTGCCGATGGCCTTTCGCTCCCGGGCATCGCCGATAAGAGTAATAATGTGGGCCGCCAGCTCCTCCGCACTCGCAACCAGCTTAACGCCATCATCGTCCAGCAGCCGCTGATAGATGGTTTCAAAGTTGAACACATGAGGCCCTGAAAACACTGGAATGCCCCAGGCCGCGGGCTCCAGTGGATTATGACCGCCGCGCTCAATCAGCGACCCCCCCACGAACGCCATATCACTGGCACCATAAAGCATCATGAGCTCACCCATGGTGTCACCCAGATAGACCTCTGCGGAAATCGGCTCGCTTCCTTCCGATCGCCTCGCGAGCTTGAGGCCGGCTTTCTCGACCTTGTCGGCCACCGAGTCGAATCGTTCAGGATGACGGGGCACGACGATCAGGAGCGCGTCTGGATGTGTAGCCAACACCTGTCGGTGGGCCTCCAGGAGCTGGACATCCTCCCCCTCGTGGGTGCTGCCGGCGATCCATACGACCCGATCCGCCAGCTTTTCCCGAAAAGCCAGGGAGGCGTCACGGACATCCTCGGGGATATCGACGTCAAACTTCACACTGCCGGTCACCGACACTTTCGACGGCGTGACGCCGATTCGACAGAATCGTTCGGCGTCTTTATCCGCCTGGGCCGCTACCCAGCTGATGCTCTGCATAATGGGAACCGCCAGGCTTTGAATGCGCTCATAGCCGCGGGCAGAGCGCTCGGACAAACGGGCATTGACAAGAAAAACAGGCACGCTAAGCGCACGGCACTGGCGTATCATGTTGGGCCAGATTTCGGTTTCCATAATCACCAGAATGCGCGGGCGGGCACGTTTTAGAAAACGCTGGATGGAACCGGGGGTATCGTATGGTGCGTAGGCATACCGCACTTGATCGCCAAACATCTTTTGCGCCTGCGCCAGCCCGGTGTCGGTCATGGCGGTCATCAGAATGGTAATGTCCGGATCGCGTGCCAGCAGCCGCCGGACCATCGGGCCCGCGGCAATGGTTTCACCCACTGAAACGGCGTGCACCCAGACAACCGTGCCCTCCGCACGTGGCACAATCCCGAGTCGCTGGTACCAGTTCCGGCGCAGTTCCGGAGCCCGGCGGCCATGCCACCACAGGCGCACCAGAATGAAAGGCAACAGTAGCCGTATCAACTGGGAATAGATAAATTGCAGCACACAGGACTCCCGGCAAAACAGTACGGTATCATAGCCCAAAACCTATTGATTTACCTCTGGTTGATGCTGTTGACTACCCCCTGACGGCTACCGGATTCGCGAACAGGCAGGAACGTTCTTCACGTGAAAAAGAAATACCGCAAGCTTCCAAGGAATACCCATTACAGCGCCTACCTTCACCCCCGCTGGTGGCCAACGTGGATCGGGGTCGCCCTGATGTGGACCATTGCACAGCTTCCAATCCGGCTTCAGTGGTGGCTGGGAAAGACCGCAGGCTTGCTGGCCT encodes the following:
- the thiC gene encoding phosphomethylpyrimidine synthase ThiC; this encodes MTDLPSYLSDSAQVDSAAIKPLPKSRKVYVQGSRPDLHVPMREITLGDTPTEMGGEENAPVVVYDTSGPYTDPEARIDLRKGLAPVRAAWIAERDDVECLPGYTSEFTRRRMKDPQLDPLRFNDERKPLRAKAGSNVSQMHYARRGIVTPEMEYIAIRENQKLQEARDKGLLKEQHPGQSFGANLPEEITPEFVREEVARGRAIIPANINHPESEPMIIGRNFLVKINGNIGNSAVSSSIEEEVEKLTWGIRWGADTIMDLSTGKNIHETREWIIRNSPVPIGTVPIYQALEKVGGVAEDLTWEIFRDTLIEQAEQGVDYFTIHAGVRLHHVPMTASRTTGIVSRGGSIMAKWCLAHHKESFLYEHFEDICEIMKAYDVSFSLGDGLRPGSIADANDAAQFGELETLGELTKIAWKHDVQVMIEGPGHVPMHLVKENMDKQLECCDEAPFYTLGPLITDIAPGYDHITSGIGAAMIGWYGCAMLCYVTPKEHLGLPNKDDVKTGIITYKIAAHAADLAKGHPGAQIRDNALSKARFEFRWEDQFNLGLDPDTARSYHDETLPKESAKVAHFCSMCGPKFCSMQISQEVRDYAREHGLDEVSAVDAGMQEKSREFVESGSKLYDKV
- a CDS encoding TolC family outer membrane protein; its protein translation is MKKRLLSGFIGLLVAQPTLAMDLVETYEKALSYDSGIAAAQASFEAQQAASDVTRSVLLPQIGAFGEANYLDIDGPNQDNSYEELNYGVQLTQPLFQADAWFRYDASQFQTDSARAQYNLAQQQLILDVATAYFNVLRARDTVTTALAAEAAIQRQYEQAQERFDVGLIAITEVYEARASYDDTRSRRIVAENQLNIAREQVARLTGQYEEDLENLRQNFPLSRPEPMDPSAWETSALEQNWSIQSALYDLNVSEANLKAAKAGHYPTLDLNASYGKSNTDGLENGGSSPFQQLDGTTTQGVIGLTLNVPLYTGGGTQAGVRQQRSLVTVAQQSLNTVRRDVRVNTRSLFLTVNNNIETSSALEQTIVSRRSALDATRAGYEVGTRNIVEVLEAERAYYVALRDYANSRYDYVINTLQLKQAAGILSPQDLIVLNNWLSENAPGIEALANEDKTLDDPTQ
- the waaA gene encoding lipid IV(A) 3-deoxy-D-manno-octulosonic acid transferase, whose product is MLQFIYSQLIRLLLPFILVRLWWHGRRAPELRRNWYQRLGIVPRAEGTVVWVHAVSVGETIAAGPMVRRLLARDPDITILMTAMTDTGLAQAQKMFGDQVRYAYAPYDTPGSIQRFLKRARPRILVIMETEIWPNMIRQCRALSVPVFLVNARLSERSARGYERIQSLAVPIMQSISWVAAQADKDAERFCRIGVTPSKVSVTGSVKFDVDIPEDVRDASLAFREKLADRVVWIAGSTHEGEDVQLLEAHRQVLATHPDALLIVVPRHPERFDSVADKVEKAGLKLARRSEGSEPISAEVYLGDTMGELMMLYGASDMAFVGGSLIERGGHNPLEPAAWGIPVFSGPHVFNFETIYQRLLDDDGVKLVASAEELAAHIITLIGDARERKAIGNRALAVVNKNRGALEKVVDGIIERV